The region GCCAACGCCGTACGGGACAGCAAGGATCCCTTGGGCACCGCATTCATGTTCGCCCCAGCGACCTGGTCTGCCTTCCTAGAGACCGTCAAGAGGGGCGAGCTCGACCACTGATGACCACCCCAGTCGCCCCGCCCGGTACCTGCCGGGCGGGGCGCTGTGCTTGATCTCGACTTCCGGCCGTCAGCCCAGGTCATGACCCGTATCCGCTGTTCGAAGGTCGCCCTGCTAGGCTTCCGCACGGAGGATTGGCCGAGCGGCCTAAGGCGCACGATTGGAAATCGTGTTGGGTTAATAGCCCTCACGGGTTCGAATCCCGTATCCTCCGCTGGTCAGAGACCCGGACGCGGACGCCGCGTTCGGGTCTCTTTCGTTTGCACCCGGGTCGAACGTCCCTGTCCGGCCGCGCTGGTGCGCCGCACTGTTGTTGCGATAGCGCACGTTATCCGGGGCGGAGTGGCACCGATGGGGATTACGATCGAGAAATTGCGGGAGCGGGTTCGGGGGCCGGTGATCAGCCAGCAGGACGAGGGATTCGAGCAGGCCCGCAGCGTTCACAACGCCATGATCGACCGCCGTCCGCACGCCATAGTGCAGTGCGTCAACGCCGGGGACGCCGTCGCGGCCGTCGATTACGCGCGGGAGAACGGGCTCGATCTCGCCGTGCGTGGCGGCGGGCACAGCGTGCCTGGGTTCGGTACCTGCGATGACGGAGTCGTGATCGACCTGAAGCCGATGCGCGGTGTGCGCGTCGCGCCGGGCGATCGCACCGCGCGGGCCGACGGCGGCGCGACCTGGGGAGACCTCAACGCCGCGACGTATGCGTTCGGCCTGGCGACCACCGGTGGCATCATCTCGACCACTGGCATCGGCGGGCTCACCCTCGGCGGCGGCATCGGTTACCTGTCGCGCGGCCACGGCCTGTCCTGCGACAACCTGATCTCGGCCGATGTCGTGACCGCCTCCGGTGAGCTGGTGGTCGCCGACGAGCGGCAGCACGAAGACCTGTTCTGGGCGCTGCGCGGTGGTGGCGGCAACTTCGGCGTGGTGACCTCGTTCGAGTACGAGCTCGCGCCGGTGCGCGATATCTACGGCGGCCTCATCTTCTTCGACCTGGACCAGGTCGCGAACGTGCTGCGGTCCTACCGCGAGATCATCGCCGACGCGCCCGAGGAGCTTTGCGCGTTTCCGGCTTTCCAGATCGCACCGCCGCTGCCGTTCATTCCGGAAAACCGGCACGGCGATACCTTGATCGCGATCGTCACTTGCTGGGCGGGTCCGCTCGATGCGGGCCCGGCCGCCCTCCAGCCGTTACGCGACATCGCCCCGATCGTCGCCGAGCACGTCGGCCCGATGCCGTACCCGCTGCTCAATACGATGTTCGATGTGCTCGTCCCGCCGGGTCTCCAGCACTACTGGAAGGCCAACTTCGTGGTCAAGCTGACCGACGAGATGATCGACGCGCACGTCGAATACGGCCCGAAGGTGCCGGTGGTGAACTCGACGGTGCACATCTACCCGATCGACGGCGCATGCCATCGGGTCGCGCCGGACGCCACGGCGTTCGCGTACCGGGACGCGAACTTCGCGACCGTGATCGCCGGGATGTGGCCCGACCCGGGGGCCAACAAGGCCAACATCGCCTGGGTGCGCGACTACTACTCCGCGATCGCGCCGCTGTCGGAGGAGGGCGGTTACGTCAACTTCATGGCCGGCGACGACCAGGACCGGATCAGGGCGAACTACAAGGGCAACTACGACCGCTTGGTCCAGGTGAAACGCGCGTACGACCCCGACAACCTCTTCCACCTGAACCAGAACATCCGGCCCTGACCGCGCCTTGGTGGCCGCAGCGACGGTCACCACCCGCGATGCCGTAGCCGCGTTAGCGTCGGAGGCGCGCGATTTGGGGGTCGTGGTCGCTGGCCTGGTCGGCGAACTCAGCGTTGGTGTGGACGATGTCGTAGTCGGCGGTGATCGCGGGGCTGACGAGGATGTGGTCCAGCTGCTGCGAATTGCCCTCGAAGACGTAGCTGTAGCGCTCGACCGGCGGCAGCTCCTCGGCGAGCGGCACCAGCGCGCCTCCGGCGGTAAGCGGCGCCAGGGCCGAGGAGAACCCGAAGTCGTTGAGGTCGCCGAGCACCACGACCCTGGCCCGACCGTCGATGGCCAGCACCTCGTCGACGAACCCGCGCACCGCCCGCGCCTGCTGCTCCCGCTGCTCCTCCGAGGTCCGCGCGGGCGGCTGGAACCGGCCGTGCAGCGG is a window of Saccharopolyspora phatthalungensis DNA encoding:
- a CDS encoding FAD-binding oxidoreductase, coding for MGITIEKLRERVRGPVISQQDEGFEQARSVHNAMIDRRPHAIVQCVNAGDAVAAVDYARENGLDLAVRGGGHSVPGFGTCDDGVVIDLKPMRGVRVAPGDRTARADGGATWGDLNAATYAFGLATTGGIISTTGIGGLTLGGGIGYLSRGHGLSCDNLISADVVTASGELVVADERQHEDLFWALRGGGGNFGVVTSFEYELAPVRDIYGGLIFFDLDQVANVLRSYREIIADAPEELCAFPAFQIAPPLPFIPENRHGDTLIAIVTCWAGPLDAGPAALQPLRDIAPIVAEHVGPMPYPLLNTMFDVLVPPGLQHYWKANFVVKLTDEMIDAHVEYGPKVPVVNSTVHIYPIDGACHRVAPDATAFAYRDANFATVIAGMWPDPGANKANIAWVRDYYSAIAPLSEEGGYVNFMAGDDQDRIRANYKGNYDRLVQVKRAYDPDNLFHLNQNIRP
- a CDS encoding DUF397 domain-containing protein, encoding MRAPELGPVTWRKSSRTTGNNNCIEVARFANAVRDSKDPLGTAFMFAPATWSAFLETVKRGELDH